GCTTCAATATAATTCTCCGGTGACGCTTACTTTTGCACTGATATCTTTTGCATCCTTAATCCTTGGCATGCTAACAAACGGTTTCACAACTAGGCTATTCTTTAGTATATACCGTTCCTCATTAATGAGCCCGTTCAGTTATATCAGATTATTCGGTCATATGCTTGGTCATGCAGACTGGGGTCATTTTTCCGGTAATATGGTTTTATTTTTAGTACTAGGCCCTATGCTGGAAGAAAAATACGGTTCTAAAACTTTTTTAAAGATGATACTTATAACATCGCTGGTTTCGGGAATGGTTTATATTCTATTATATCCTAACCACATTTTATTAGGTGCCAGCGGAATTGTTTTTATGATGATAGTACTATCCTCTGCGGCGGGAATGGAAGAAGGGAAAATCCCCCTTACCCTTTTACTGGTAGTTATCATCTACTTAGGTGGTGAGATTGTAAACGGTATCGGTCGCTCAGACGGTATAGCTCACGCAGTACATATCTTAGGTGGTATATGCGGGGCAGGTTTTGGGATGCTGGATGTAAGAAAAATTAAAAAATTATAATATGTGAACGAATAATAAATCATATAAATGAAAAAAACACCTGTTAACTACATGAAATCACCATAATCTGATTCATGTTGATAACAGGTGTTTTATTTGTGCCTATACAAAACGCGGCTGGTTATTTTATATTTCCTTTTATAAATTTCATAAATTCATCAGGATTTTCAAATCCATCTTTACTTAAATAAACTGCTTTATCCGGGCCGAAGTAAATAAAAATATAATCCTTATATTCCTTAAGTTCCGTAATCTGTGTATACGGATATTGAGAGATATACTGTATTCCCGATAAGGTTAAATAGTTATCATAAAAGGTAAAGATTGCATGGGTACCTTTTTTGGTATCAAAGGACTTTAGAGTCTGAGTGACTAGTTTTTCAATGCGGATACCATTCAGATATATTAGTATAAATAAAAGAATAGATATGACAATTACACATAACACTAAGGAATAACCGGAGAAGTTCAAGAATATAAAGCCTGCCAGAATAATAGCTGTTATTATCCAGTATTTTATTTTTTTATAGATTTCATTGTAAATAAAATAACTTTTTATAATAGTCTGGTCATAAAGCGTCCGGTTAATAAATACGACCGTATCTTTGATATTTTGTTCTTCTTTTCGTTTTTGTTCTGCATAGAACTTAGTTAGTTCTTCGCCTTTGGTTTTTTTAAGCACCAATTTCCTTTTGTTGTTCCTTTTAAGTAAAAGAATACAAACTACAATAGCAGCAAAAAAAACAACCAGCATAATTACAGAACGTATCATATATTGGTTTTCTAATTTCTTAGCTTCTTCCTTGTCCATAATCTTAGTAAAATGAGCTCCAGAAACAAGGTTTTTTACATAAGTCTCATCAACAGGTTCGGTGCTGTTTTCTTCATAAATATCAAAAGCAGTCATATAACCATTAATAATAGTGCCATAAATGATTTCCGTTATGGGGATATTGTCCTGAGTCAGTTCAATAGTGAAACGGAAAAATGGCATTTCTGCCTCTGAAGGGGCATATTTTTCAATTGTGGTTTTGGTGCTTGTATCTTCGGAGTCTGTCTTTGTAAGCTTATCAAAAAAGGAAGTTAGCTCCTCTTCAGAAAGAAGAGAGAGGTTAAAAATATCCCTGCTGTCTTTTGAAGTTTTTTGCATCAGTCTTACTAGGGTCTTGGTATTAGGGTCATAAAGTATAGCTTTAACCCCCATATCATCAAAAGTACCCTTTTCGGTTTTTGGATCGATGATTCCTGCCATACTCCAAAGCTCGTCCGTATCAGGTGTATCCTTTGTGAGCACGATGGTATCTTCTGGAATGGACAATTCCAGATTCATGCTCTTAAACTCCTCTGTTTTTGCAAAGGTCTGTAGGGATGGTTGGATAGTCAGCAGTACAGCAGCCAGAATGATCAGCCATCTAGGTAATGTTAGCTTCATAATACGTGTTTTCTCCTTAATTTTGAAGTCCTTTATTAAAACATATTACCATGAATAGCCTTAAAGTTCTATTGTTTTTCATAAAAAAAGGATAAAGAAAGTATAAATAGTAAAGAGATGTGAGTAGAGGCTGTCCGGATTCATACGTTTTAAAATTACGTACCTTCTATGGCTCAATACCGGTGTTTAGAATTCCGGATATATAACTGGTGATTTTATCCCATGTAACATAGGTGTCAGCATCTTTATGAAATGAATAATCATTGGTTTGGTTATAATTTGTCCAGTCAGCTTTTGCGAAACGAATCTGTACCTCAACACTTTGATTTGCAGCAAGATTTCCCGCACCAGCAGTAAAACCAATCTCTAGGTAGCAATCTGTATGATTCTTGGGATTATCCATAGTAACAAATGTTCCCGTTACATTGGAACTTCCTACAGGAGACCAGTCACACCAGAAGGATTGAGGCTGTATACCGTCCTTTGTAAAGTAGTAACGAATGGTTACCTCGGATAGGGCAATTGTTTCCGCACCGGTATTCGTTAATTTAAACTTAGGTACTATGGAATTGGTCTGAGTGGTTTTAGTCCCGTTAAAAAACTCCACTACGAGTCCTTCTGCTATTGCTTTTTCAGATATTATAAGTGTTGCATCTTCTCCTGCATCAAAATCAAAGATAAGCCGTACTGTACCGGGAGTCAGTGTTAAGAGATACTCTTTGAAGATAGTTACTGTAGTGCCCGAAAGAGAGTAATCAATGTCTGAAACTAAGGCAGCAGAACCGTTTTTAATACCTGTAAGAGTATTCCCGTTAAGCGATAGCTGAATGGAGATATCAATAGGGGCTTCCCTGTCAAACACAGCAGTCTTTGGTGTAATAAAAGAGTTTGGTACAGTATCTGTTAACAGCAGTGTTAAGATACAGTCAGAACCGGCACTGAAACGAAAGGTTAGAGGAACAATACCAGCAGAGAGACCGGAAAGGTATTCTTTTTTTAAGGTGACTACGTCATATTTAACTGTATAGTCCGTTCCTAAGATAAGTTGTTCAGAGCCATTGAGTATGGTGTTAAGTGTATTGCCATTAAAGGTTAAATGTATAGCAATGTCAGCCGGAAGTCGTTTTTCAAAGGCAGCAGTAGTTGGAGCAATACTTGAATTAGGTGAGGTGTCACTTATATTTATCTTTAAAACAGGATTAAAATTTTTCTTAAAGTCAAAAGTAAGACGTAGTAAGCCTAGGGGCTGTTTTGCAATATATTCTTTTTTTATAGTAACCTTATTATCCGCTATGGTGTAATCTGTACCGGATACTAAATTGACCGTATCATTTTTTATGCCATAGAAAGTGTTATAATTCGAGGACATAGTAACAATTACATCGGACTGGCTGCCGGCAGTTTTATTAAATTCCACACGACCCGGTCTGATGTAAGGACTTGATGTAGTATCTCCTATTGCAATATCAATTACAGGAGCGATACCGCCGCTGTAATTGAGAGTAAGGCGGTGTGTTCCTACAGACATAGCAGCCAAATAGGCTTTTTTGATAGAAAGAAGAGTGCCGGTAATGCTGTAATCCTTACCTGAAGTCAAAGCAACTCCATTGTTCTTTATCCCATTTAAGGTGTGTGTGTTGGGACTTAAAGTCACTGTGATGTCCGTCTGTTTTTCTGGATTTTTATCAAATACAGCTATGGCCGGACTGACGGAGGCACTTAAGGCGGATTCTGGGCCATAGATTCCTACTTCATAGATAGAATAGGGCCAGCTATTGTTATATCTGTGCATCCCATATATTCTTACATAACGTCCCGCAGCAGACAGACTTATGTCTTCGGTCTTACCTTTGCCGCCATACTGGATATAAACATCCGACCATGTAATGCCGTCATTTGAAACCTGTATTTTGTATTGTGTCGCATAGGCAGCTTCCCAATAGATAAGAACACGGTTTATTTCCTTTACTGAGCCTAAATCAATTGTAACCCAGTTGGGGTCTGTTAAAGTAGAAGCCCATCTGGAATTCAGACTTCCGTCAGTTATGTTTGCTCCGGAATACAGGCTGCTTTCTAAAGAAGAAGCCGTGACAGGTCTGCCGAGTGCCAGATTGCCGGAAGGCAGGGGCTCTGCCGGTAGCATAGCCGGTAAATTAGAGAGCATAGAAACGGGTCTCTCTGCAATATTGCTAATACTATACGGACTGGTTACTGCTACCTCCAATCCCCAACCATGTAATGTTTCATAGGTTCCGTCCGTTGTCATATCCAGAAACGTCTGAGGATTATTGTCGGGACCCCATTCCCAGGGAAGATAACCAATCTCGTATTTATAGCAATATTCAAGAATGGTTTTGTAAGGTATCTGCCCGGATTCCGTCTCGTCCCACATGTGACCGAACTCACCTACGATTAGTGGCAGGTTGATTGCCACCGATTCTTCCAGTTCATCAATGACTCTTTGGGCAGTATAACCCCACGCCTTTGGCCACCACATATGAACCGAGAACATAAGATTGCTGTCCGGATCCGCTTCAATAAGGTATGGACCGCAGCTTTTAAGAATATTAATATCCTGTCCATAACTGCTGGCATCAATGACTATGGGTACGTGTATCCCTGCCTCACGCATTTTTAAAATGGCAGTTTTATAACCTGCTTTAAAATCTGTTTCTGAAACCTGATTACCAACTTCATTACCGATATTTACCAAGAGGTATTCCTGATGCTTTTGTATGACTTCTACAATATCCGGTCTTATCCAGTAATCAACAAGAGTGGGTAGTTTTGACCAGTCCCCGGTTGCATCATGAAGTTCAATCATAGGAATCATATTTTCTGAACGGCAGTTACGGATTGCTGTATCTAAGTCCTCAGCACTTCCCTCTAAAGACCAAACGATGCGGACGCTGTTAGCACCGGTTTTGGCTATTTCGGAATAGGAGGGGATACCGTCCTTATCTGTCCAGATAATCATTTTATTCATACCATATAAGATTACCTTTTCACCTTGATTGTCATATAAAAAACGTCCTTCAACCCGAAAGCCCGGGTACGTTGTATCCGTTGCTGCCATTGCTTGTCCAATGGGCAGTAAAAGAAACAAGAGTAAAACAAGCATGGAGAATAAAAAATGGCGTTTTTTCATTACTTATACCTTCCCTTCTTTTAGATATTTTGTGGTAAAGTAGCACCTGTATTACCAGTCCAATAATACGCTGTTACTTTTACATAAATATTTGTAAACCCCCAATTCCTATGTCATGGTACACTTGCTGTTGTTACCCTCCTTTCTAACTTTCATAAGTTCGTGAATTATGAAATAGCCATTCTTATTAATGGAACCAGTCACAATCGCCAAAACAGGTTTCAATGCAGTGGCAAGTCACCTTTATGTTGGTGACTGTACTTGCGTCTGTATTCTAATCATAGCGTTTCGCAATTGTCTATTTCATGTGCCAGTATTTCGGACTGCGATATATATTAATATAAAATTGGGTTTGAGTATTGGGACTGTGCAAGGAAGAAAGTGAAAACTTTTTGCTTTAGAGAAGAAGTAAAATATAGGTTACTTTATTATAACACGAAATGTAAAATTATTCCACACTATTCTGTGCAATTGAATCTGTTTCTGGTATTTTATTTTTAGTAGAATTTAATCATAATACAGAGTAATAGTGGTAGTATTGCATCGAAATATATGCTACAGTTTTAAAAGGAGTTTATAAGTGAAAGGGTAAGAAAAGAGGTTTATATGGAAACATTTTATAAGTTAACCACCGGTGTTAAAATAATATCAGAAGTGAATTACGGTAGTGTGAACAAAGGGATTGAACGATTGCAAAGAGATATACACATGACCTTGCAGGAGAGCAAAGAAGAAGACTGCTTTATTTATTTAAAGCAGGAAAAGGTTATTAAAGAAGGGTATCATATACATTTTCCTAAAAAAGATACCCTTAGTATTGGTGCATCAGATGAGTTGGGTTTTATCTATGCCTTATTATATATAAGCGAAAAATATCTAGGAATTTTGCCATTCTGGTTCTGGAATGATCAAACATTTCAGCAAAAGGAGTATGTCCTTATACCACTTACAGAATACTACTCAAATCAGCCCAAAGTGCGTTTTCGCGGTTGGTTTATCAATGATGAAGTATTAATTGATAAATGGGCAATAAAAGGTGACTCTACACTGCCATGGGAAATGGCATTAGAAGCACTGCTTCGATGTGGAGGAAACATGGTAATACCGGGAACAGACCACAATTCCAGAAAAAACCGGGAACTGGCAGCTCAAATGGGTCTGTGGGTTACCCATCACCATGCGGAACCTTTAGGAGCAGAAATGTTTGCTAGACGATATCCAGAGAAGGTTCCATCCTATTATCAATATCCGGAATTATACCGTGAATTATGGAAGGAAGGGATACAAGAGCAAAAAGAGAAAAAAGTAATCTGGAACTTGGGTTTTCGTGGACAGGGCGATCGTCCTTTTTGGGATGATGACCCAAGATACGAAACAGCAGAGGCAAGAGGTGCACTCATAAGTTCTGTTATAAAAGAGCAGTATAACTTGGTGGCAGAACTGGTGGAGAATCCGGTATGCTGTTCCAATCTGTATGGTGAAATTATGGAGTTATACCGGGAAGGGCATATTAAGCTGCCTGAAGATATAATAAAAATATGGGCGGATAATGGTTACGGCAAAATGGTTTCCAGAAGACAGGGAAATGAAAACCCCAGGGTTTACGCCCTTCCAACAAATCTTGCTGGTGAAAAGGAACATCATGGATTATACTATCATGTATCATTTTATGATTTACAGGCGGCAAATCACATGACTATGCAGCCTAATTCTCTGGATTTTATAGGGAGAGAACTTATATATGCCTTTGAGCAGGGAGCTGATGACTTTGTAATAGTAAACTGTTCCAATATAAAGCCCCATGTATATTATTTAGATGCAATCCGTACGATTTGGCATATGGGTAAGGTTGAGACAGAGAAACAGGGAAAGGCTTATGTCAGTCAATACTTTTCACTAAAAGAGGAAGCCTTGATTCAAATGGTATATGATTGCTTTGATGAATATGCCAAATGTACTATTCCATTTGGTAGTCATGAAGATGAGCATGCAGGAGAACAATTTTATAATTATACTACCAGAATATTAATATCAAGCTGGTTAAAAGGTAACATGACAGGAGCCAAGGCATTACATTGGGCAACGGGAGATATTTCGTTGGAAGAACAAATTAGCTGGTATTATAAGCTTTGCACCAAGGGTTATGAACTGTTCTTAGGGCTTTTGCATAAGGGTAAGCGGGTTTTAGAGCTGTTGCCTGAAGCAAGCAGACAGTTATTCGAAGACTCTATACTTTTACAGGTTCGACAGCATGTGTATTGTCTGGAAGGAGCCTTGCTATTTTGTAATAGTTTCAAAGAATTTAAACAGACAGCATACCAAAAAGCTTTTTACTATGCAGGTTCTGCAAGTTTGAAATATCTGGAGGCTGATACTGCTATGAAACAGCGAGCACATGATAAGTGGGATGGTTTTTATGACAATGATTGTCTGTGTGACTTTAAACAAACGGCAAATATGCTAAAATATATTATGGGTTATATAAGAAATATGGGGGAAGGTCCCCATTTCTATCAATGGCAGCGGGAATTTCTATACAAAGAAGAAGACAGAAGAGTTGTATTACTGACCAATCATGAAAATCATTTAACCGATGAAGAACTGTTTGCCTGTATGAAAGGAAAAATTGAATAATAGTGTTACTTACCGGTCTGAAAGTATCCTTCAGACCGGTTTTTAGATAGTGCAGATTATGATTGATAAGAATCGATTGTATAGTCATAAAGACAAAAGTAGGATAAAAGTATATACTATTTTACTGGAGTAGAGAATAAATGCAAGTATCAAATGACGAGAATCGCAATATTTGAGCAGTTAATGATTGATTACAAGATGCATCCAGTTCTTTTATGTGATAAATATAGTTACAGTAAGAATTATATTGATTTGAAAGGATGAATGGATTATGTTTAAGAAAGAATCCGGTGCTTTTTTTTCAGGGAATTATCCCTGTCTATTCGAGGAAATAGGTATTACACAGGTGGAAATGGAGATAAAAATCAAAGAAACCTTTAACACGATGTTTTTTGACCCCAAGGAAAAGATATATTTTGAGTTGGGAGAAAACATGGGGTATATGTTAGATACCGGTAATCTGGATGCTCGGTCAGAAGGGATGAGCTACGGAATGATGATGGCGGTACAAATGGATAGAAAGGATATATTTGACAGATTATGGTTGTTTTCAAAGACTTTCATGTGTCAAAGAGAAGGAAGGTATAAAGGGTATTTTGCATGGTCTGTAACACCTGAGGGTAAGAAAAATTCAGAGGGTCCTGCACCGGATGGGGAAGAATATTTTGCCATGGCTTTATTTTTTGCAGCCGGAAGATGGGGTGATGGGGTAGAGCCATTTGATTACAGTGTGCAGGCAAAGACTATTTTGCATCATTGTCTACATCAGGCAGAGATAGTGCCGGAAGGAAGTGCCATGTGGGAAACAAAGAATTATTACATAAAATTTGTACCGGAGACACCGTATACAGATCCTTCCTATCATCTGCCTCATTTTTATGAACTGTTTGCCTTGAAAGCGAACGAAGAGGATAAGGAGTTTTGGAAAAAAGCGGCAAAGGAAAGTAGAAAATATCTTACTAAATCCTGCCATCCGGTCACTGGGATGGCACCGGAATATGCGGAATATGATGGTAGTCCAAAAAGATTGTTTCATGATGGTCAATTTTATTCGGATGCTTACCGGGTAGCTATGAATATAGGTCTTGATGCAGCCTGGTTTGGCAGTGAAAAAGGGCTTAGCCAAATTGTGGATAACTTACAGAGTTTTTTCCAAGAGAAAACCAGACCGCATCAATATTATAATTATCTGCTGGATGGTACTGCGCTTGAGCAGCCGGCACTTCATCCTACTGCCATTATTGCCACCAACGCGGCAGGTTCACTGGCAGCAGAAGGAAAATACCGGCTTAACTTTGTCAGAGAATTTTGGAATACGCCTCTTCGTACCGGAGAGAGAAGGTATTATGATAATTGCTTATACTTTTTCTCCTTGCTGATGTTAGCTGGCAAGTACCGTATTTATTTGACATAACCTTTTACAAGATGTAAGGGCAGGGGGGTTGGCTGGCTGCATGTGGAGGCAAGCTTATAGTAGGTTTGTGAATCAGAGCTTATATGAAAGGCGTGCATCAGCTCTAATACGTGGTTGGCTAATTCTCCGGATGCCCTGTTAACTCCGCCGTTTTGGACACAATATGCCATATCGGCTACCCCGATACCACGACTGTTTTCTTGATAAATATGTGTAAGAGGGATTTCCTTAAATTCTGTTCCGTGAGCCATTTTTAAGAATACCGGTCCGCCAAAGGTATTAGGGTCGGGTACAAGAAGCGTGCCCAAGGTACCATAGATTTCAATTCGGGGCAGATTACTGCCCCAAACATCAAAGCTGGTAATCATATTGACAAGGGCACCATTTTTAAATTGAATGGTTCCTGCAACGTGGGTAGGAATTTCTACCTTAATAACCTGACCGAATTTTTTTGTACTTGTTATTGTTCGTTCCGGGAAGGACACTTTTGTCATACCGCATACGGTATCTGCTTCGCCTAAAAGGGAAACCAAAGCGGTTAGATAATAGGGACCCATGTCAAACATTGGTCCGCCGCCTGCCTGATAATAAAATTCCGGATCCGGATGCCAGCCTTCATGACCGTGGTTTACTAAAAAAGCGGTACCTCCAATCGGTGTACCAATAAAACCATCGTCTATAAGCTTGCGGCAAGTCTGTAATCCGCCGCCTAAAAAGGTATCAGGAGCACAGCCCACCATTCGATTTCTTTCCTTGGCAAGCTGCAGTAGTTCTCTGCCCTGTTCCAGAGTAAGAGAAAGAGGTTTTTCAACGTATACATGTTTACCTGCTAAAAGAGCAGCTTTACAAACATCAAAATGAACTTTTGGGATTGTTAGGTTTACCACAATCTCAACGGCAGGGTCCTGCAGCAGTTCCTCTGTAGTTAACACTTTATGTATCCCGTACTTATCAGCAGCTTCTTTTGCGCGTTCGGTTACTATATCTGCACAAGCATAAACTTCTGTATTTACAAATGTTTGTGTTAAATTCTGAAAATAAATTCCACTGATATTTCCACAGCCGATAATACCAATCTTAGTTTTATTCATAGTAATACCCGTTGTATAACACATGTGGTGATAGATGTGTTATTGAAACAACTTCCTTTCATTTATTAATTTTTTTCACGAACTGTACGGCTGTTAAATAGTACTTTATAGTTTATCTGGCAGCCCATAAAAATCCTCTTTTGGTTATTTCTCTAACTTCTGGAGTGTCAAAAATATCTGCATGATGTCCTAAGGAAGTGTAAAAAACCTTACCTTTGCCCCAATATTTTGTATATACCACTGGCATAACAGTCATTCCATTGGCAGAATGGGGGCCTTCTACAACAGGAAAGGTTGTAGTAGCCAGAACATTAACTGCCGGATCCACGTGGATATAATATTGCTCAGTGGTTACCTTAAAATCAGCTATGCCTTTTATTATGGGGCTGGAGCTTGTTTTTACCATATTTACCTCATATTCCACACCGTCATTACCAGGATGGGCAACCCATTGGGAACCGGTCATAAATTGCCATTCTACGCAATTACGGAAGGCATCGCCCATACCCCCGTGGCAACCTGCCACTCCCACACCGGCCTCTACTGCCTTTAGTACGGGCTTTAATTGGTTTTCATTAATTTCACCCATAGTCCAGACGGGAATTATCAGGTCTAAATTCATTAATTTATCCTCGTCTGTGAAACTGTCAAGACTGTCTGATACCTCAACTGCGAAACCTTCTGTTTCAAGTATGTCTTTAAAGACAGCAGATACCTCTGCCGGTTGATGCCCATTCCAACCACCATAAACGATTAAAGCTTTCTTTGCCATAAGTGACCTCCTATGCATTTAGTCTGTTTCTATCCTTTCATCTAATAGTACTGTTATTTATAAAAAATATCTCGCAATATCTTTGCAAAATATAGACATATCTTGCGGTAGAATTTATAATGAAACATAAGAACCCTGAGGGAGGAGGCAGTGGCATGTATCCGTTTTATGAAATACGCAAGGAAGAAATGAAGGGCAGTATAAATGTCTACACAACGAACAATCTTTCTTTTCCGCCTCATTTTCAATCTCAGGCAGAAGTGATTTTTGTATTGGATGGTACTATAACCACAAGGATTAATGAAAGAAAAGAAACTTTGACAAAAGGTGACATTGGAGTAGCCTTTCCAAATGATGTTCACAGCTTTCAGACAGATGTAAAGTCAAAGGTCCTGATAGTTATTGTTTCAGTAAAACTTATTAGCAGTTATTTTAATGCACGTTCCGGTAAATCGGTTACAAATCCTTTTCTGAAAAACCAGGAATATGACCCTGCTATTGAGGCTATGTTATTGATGCTACGAGAGGAGTATGAACAAAACAGAGGTGAGATGGTTATACAGGGCTTGCTGCACGCTATTTTTGGAAAGCTGGATTCTTATTTAAATTTTAAAGAAGGCAGTATGTTGTATGATACTACCATCCAAATCGTGTTATCTTATATAGCGGAACATTATAAAGAAAATATTACCTTAACAGAGACAGCAAGAAGACTTGGGTATAGCCCCTACTATATTTCGCGGATTTTTAACGGTAAGATAGGATATCGCTTTAATCATTATATAAACAGCTTGAGAATTAACATGGCCCAAAATCTTCTAAGGGATACGACACTATCTGTTGCCAGTATTGCTTTAGAATGCGGTTTTGAAAGCCTGCGTAATTTTAACAGAGCTTTTAAGAAGCAGACAAATACAACGCCGTTGAATTACCGGAAGAGATATATAGGGATAACAATGGAAACTAAAAAGGAAAAAAATAAGTAAATATGGAAATAAATCCTTGACATTATAGAACATATGTTCTATAATTAACTTGTCTAGATGGTGGTGTAACAAACTCTATAAAATAGGATAAAGGAATACCTTAGAGGAGGATAACATGATTCGAATTGTAAATTCATATGTTCAGACCATACCGAATGTGCGGTTTGCTGGTATTCAGTACGGAGATGAAGACAGAGTGAACGGAGGCTTTGGAGAGCAATGGGGAGAATGGTTTCAAAGTAATCGGTTTGAGGCGTTAGAAGCACTTATTAATGAGGAATTTAAAAGCAGTTATGAGGATGCAGAAGCGTATATTGGAATGATGAGATATAAAGACGGAGAACCTTTTCAGTATTGGATTGGTATGTTTTTACCGGAAAATGCACAAATACCAAGTGGCTATAATTTTATTGACATACCCGAAGCCAAGATAGGAGCTTGCTGGCTGCATGGACCTGAACATGAATTATACTGTAATGAAGAAAAATGTGCCGATAAATTAAAACAGGACGGATTGGAATTAATGCAGGATGAGGAGGGGGCATGGTGGTTTTTTGAACGTTATGTTTGCCCAAGATTCACAGAGAAGGATGAAGAAGGTCAGGTTATTTTAGATATTTGTCATTATGTAAAATAAACAGCAAGTTTTCAGACAAGGTTTTGTTGTAAATTGGTAAGTAATAATAATTTATATAGATTTTTACTTCTTAAGAGGCAGTTGAGGTAGTTTCAGTATTACTACATATAAGATGTTATCTTCTCTAAAATGTTGTCTTTCTATGATTTGTTTCTGCAATTTCTGGTATCTTTTTAATGTGCAGCCTAAATAGTTTGGCTGCACATTGTCTTTTATTGTGTGTTGGTTGATTCTCCTCTCTTTATATCATGGTACTTTATTATTAAAGAAAAGATTAAGGTTCCAAAATATTAAACGGGCTAGTGTGTGTGCTTGTTTGAGCTATTATTTTCACTATAAAACTTGAGAGCTTCTCCTATGAATTTAGATGCGCCTTTTCCATATTTTTTATCCGTAATTTTTATATATTCGGGTTTGGTTAAATAAAGTTCTGCCATAAGTCCCCAATAGTTTTAACTTCACATAAGTCACTTTACTAACTAGTTTTATCTTACACTATGACACGTTGTCAGGGTCAATACTTTTTGCATTAAAATTAAAATATAAAATATAACAAATTTCGTCAATATTCATATATTAATAGTAGTTTTACTTCATGCAAATTTGTGTTGGCAGTTCAAAGCTAGCAGGCATCAGAAAGGGAATGGATATATTTATGAAGGACTTTTTATGGGGTCTTACCGGGCGGGTTGTACTTCCCTTTGACCCCTTATATACATTGAAAAGGCAGGGATTTAACCGGGCTATACAAAAATATCCCCTTGTCATCGTATACTGTCGGAATAAAAAAGATGTTTCTAATGCAGTGGTATGGGCAAGAAAACATAGTATACCAATACGTATTAGAAGCGGTGGACATAACTACGAAGGTTATTCCAATGGAGATTATCTCCTGGTAATAGATATCAGTGAAATGAAAGGGATTGAAATTGTAGAGGATACCAAACAACTTTATATAGAAACAGGAGTGACCAACAAACTGGTTTATGAAGTTGCAGCTTCTAAGGGATATCCTTTTCCAGGTGGCACTTGTCCGACAGTAGGAGTGAGTGGTTTTGCATTA
The nucleotide sequence above comes from Anaerocolumna cellulosilytica. Encoded proteins:
- a CDS encoding rhomboid family intramembrane serine protease produces the protein MKKRLEKLQYNSPVTLTFALISFASLILGMLTNGFTTRLFFSIYRSSLMSPFSYIRLFGHMLGHADWGHFSGNMVLFLVLGPMLEEKYGSKTFLKMILITSLVSGMVYILLYPNHILLGASGIVFMMIVLSSAAGMEEGKIPLTLLLVVIIYLGGEIVNGIGRSDGIAHAVHILGGICGAGFGMLDVRKIKKL
- a CDS encoding YcxB family protein, with the protein product MKLTLPRWLIILAAVLLTIQPSLQTFAKTEEFKSMNLELSIPEDTIVLTKDTPDTDELWSMAGIIDPKTEKGTFDDMGVKAILYDPNTKTLVRLMQKTSKDSRDIFNLSLLSEEELTSFFDKLTKTDSEDTSTKTTIEKYAPSEAEMPFFRFTIELTQDNIPITEIIYGTIINGYMTAFDIYEENSTEPVDETYVKNLVSGAHFTKIMDKEEAKKLENQYMIRSVIMLVVFFAAIVVCILLLKRNNKRKLVLKKTKGEELTKFYAEQKRKEEQNIKDTVVFINRTLYDQTIIKSYFIYNEIYKKIKYWIITAIILAGFIFLNFSGYSLVLCVIVISILLFILIYLNGIRIEKLVTQTLKSFDTKKGTHAIFTFYDNYLTLSGIQYISQYPYTQITELKEYKDYIFIYFGPDKAVYLSKDGFENPDEFMKFIKGNIK
- a CDS encoding X2-like carbohydrate binding domain-containing protein → MKKRHFLFSMLVLLLFLLLPIGQAMAATDTTYPGFRVEGRFLYDNQGEKVILYGMNKMIIWTDKDGIPSYSEIAKTGANSVRIVWSLEGSAEDLDTAIRNCRSENMIPMIELHDATGDWSKLPTLVDYWIRPDIVEVIQKHQEYLLVNIGNEVGNQVSETDFKAGYKTAILKMREAGIHVPIVIDASSYGQDINILKSCGPYLIEADPDSNLMFSVHMWWPKAWGYTAQRVIDELEESVAINLPLIVGEFGHMWDETESGQIPYKTILEYCYKYEIGYLPWEWGPDNNPQTFLDMTTDGTYETLHGWGLEVAVTSPYSISNIAERPVSMLSNLPAMLPAEPLPSGNLALGRPVTASSLESSLYSGANITDGSLNSRWASTLTDPNWVTIDLGSVKEINRVLIYWEAAYATQYKIQVSNDGITWSDVYIQYGGKGKTEDISLSAAGRYVRIYGMHRYNNSWPYSIYEVGIYGPESALSASVSPAIAVFDKNPEKQTDITVTLSPNTHTLNGIKNNGVALTSGKDYSITGTLLSIKKAYLAAMSVGTHRLTLNYSGGIAPVIDIAIGDTTSSPYIRPGRVEFNKTAGSQSDVIVTMSSNYNTFYGIKNDTVNLVSGTDYTIADNKVTIKKEYIAKQPLGLLRLTFDFKKNFNPVLKINISDTSPNSSIAPTTAAFEKRLPADIAIHLTFNGNTLNTILNGSEQLILGTDYTVKYDVVTLKKEYLSGLSAGIVPLTFRFSAGSDCILTLLLTDTVPNSFITPKTAVFDREAPIDISIQLSLNGNTLTGIKNGSAALVSDIDYSLSGTTVTIFKEYLLTLTPGTVRLIFDFDAGEDATLIISEKAIAEGLVVEFFNGTKTTQTNSIVPKFKLTNTGAETIALSEVTIRYYFTKDGIQPQSFWCDWSPVGSSNVTGTFVTMDNPKNHTDCYLEIGFTAGAGNLAANQSVEVQIRFAKADWTNYNQTNDYSFHKDADTYVTWDKITSYISGILNTGIEP